GTTCAGGTCCGGGAAGCACACCAGCTCTCCCGCACGAACCGGCTTGTCGATCAGGATCTGCTGCGCGAGGGCGGAGGAGGCGCTGATCAGCGCGAGCGCGGCGAACGCGAGGAGGACGCGAACGGGTCGAACCATGAGGGACCTCCGCCGTGACGTGAGTGTGGTCTGGAATGCGGGATCTACGGGTGTCGAGAGCTACTTCTGTACCATGGGGCGGGACCGGAGTCAGCCCCATACTGTTCGAAGGAACGGTCCTGAAAGGGGAAGCTGGTGAAACGATCCGGATCGACTTCGGCCATCCTCGCCGCCTCGGCGGCCCTGCTCATCCTCGTTGCGCCCGCCGCCGCGCAGTACATGTATCTGGACACGAACGGCGACGGCGCCCATACCGATGGCGATGTCATCGCGCCAACGGGGACGACAACCGTCAACGTTTGGCTCCGCACGGATTCGAATCGCGACGGCACGCCGGCCACCTGCTCGTCCGCCACCGACTCGCTCGGCATCTTCTCGTACGTTTTCGTGCTGCAAGCGGTCGGGGGGACGTTCTCCTGGAATACGTTCGAGAACAACCCCCCGAACGTCACGCCGTTCATGCCCCTCTCCAGCCCGAGGGAATACGTTTCCGGATACTGTCTGGTGCCGGAAACCGGCCCGGGACTCCGACGGCTCGGCACGCTCACGCTGTCGGTGGCCAGCGGCGCGCCCTCGCTCCTCATCGTGGCCACGACGACGCTCACCAATGCCCAGTACACCTCGTTCGGAACCGGTTGCCCCATGGCGGCCGACGACCATACCGCCACGCTGGGCCGGGATTGGTTCGATACGGACGGAGCGCGCTACGGGGGGTGGGTGGGGCCGCCGACCCTGAACCAGCCCGCGGCCATGACGGTCTCGGAGAACGAGACCGCGGATCAGAGGCTGACGGTGACCGATCCGGACGGCTCGGCGGTAACGGTCTCCCGTCTGATCGGCCCGGACTATCTTTCGCTGCGCCAGGGGGCGCTCTCGCCGGAAACCTGGAGCGTGCACGTGGCGCCCGGCTTCTCCGACGCGGGCGACGCGATCGCGACGCTCCAGGCGAGCGACGGAACCGGGCGGGATTTCCGATCGTTCGCGATCCACGTGCTCAACGTGAACCGGGCGCCGGTGCTGGTGCTTCCCTCCAGCGTGTTCCTCCAGGCTGGTGAGACGAAGACGTTCCGGTTCACGGCCTCCGATCCCGACAACGAGGGGCTGACGCTCGCGACGGAGGGAGTGCCCTCGTATGCCGCGTTCGAGGGTCCCTCCTTCGGTCAGCTGGTCCTGCGGCTCATGCCGAGCGCGGAGCAGCCTCCGGAAACGACGACGGTGCGGATCACCGTGAGCGACGGGGCGCTGTCGTCCTCGGGTCAGCTGGCGATCCAGGTGGGGCCGCCGGGCTTCAATCCTGTTTCCCTGGCGGTCCGCACCGCCCCGAATCCAATGCGCCAGGACGGCGTCCTGATCTTCGGAACGCGCCGTTCCGGCTCCCTGCGCGTCACCCTTCACGATCTCCAGGGCCGGGTCGTCCGGACGCTGTACCGGTCCTCGAACGCTCCCGCGGCGGATTACCGGATCCCCATCCCCATCGAAGGCTCCGCTCGTGACGGGGGGCGACTGGCGTCCGGCCTGTACGTGGCTCGGATCGAAGGCGTGGATGGAGTGAGAACGCAGAAGGTGGTCGTGATGAAGCGCTCGGGAATCCGCTAGAAGCGGCGCTCCCTACCGGACGATCGCGACCTTCGCGGCGCTCCGCGACGACCCGTCTTCCACGCGAATGAGGTAGACGCCGGAGGCGGCCGGCCGGCCGGCCCGGTCACGCCCATCCCAGGAGATCCGCGCGGCGCCCGCGGGGGCCTCCCCGCGCCGCACCAGGCGGCCATGGATGTCGAAGACGGCGAAGGTCCGCCGCTTCCCGGAAACTACGGCCGCCCTCAGCTCCACCGGCAGCTTCCCCGGCGCCGACACGACCTTCGGCGGCGCGCCCGAATCCCGGCGCCCGTCGGTTCCCACCGCCTCGATCGACGCGGATCCCCGGAACCGCTCTCCGGTGGTCAGCGAGCCGGTCACCTCGAGCCGGTTCGTTCCCGGTGCGAGCAACGGCTCGACTTCATCGCGTGCGAAGAGCAGCACCAGGCCGTCGCGATCGGCCTGCGCGGACGTCGTGTCCGCCGGGACGGAGCCATTCAGGCGGACGCTCGGGACGATGACGTCC
Above is a window of Candidatus Binatia bacterium DNA encoding:
- a CDS encoding T9SS type A sorting domain-containing protein, coding for MKRSGSTSAILAASAALLILVAPAAAQYMYLDTNGDGAHTDGDVIAPTGTTTVNVWLRTDSNRDGTPATCSSATDSLGIFSYVFVLQAVGGTFSWNTFENNPPNVTPFMPLSSPREYVSGYCLVPETGPGLRRLGTLTLSVASGAPSLLIVATTTLTNAQYTSFGTGCPMAADDHTATLGRDWFDTDGARYGGWVGPPTLNQPAAMTVSENETADQRLTVTDPDGSAVTVSRLIGPDYLSLRQGALSPETWSVHVAPGFSDAGDAIATLQASDGTGRDFRSFAIHVLNVNRAPVLVLPSSVFLQAGETKTFRFTASDPDNEGLTLATEGVPSYAAFEGPSFGQLVLRLMPSAEQPPETTTVRITVSDGALSSSGQLAIQVGPPGFNPVSLAVRTAPNPMRQDGVLIFGTRRSGSLRVTLHDLQGRVVRTLYRSSNAPAADYRIPIPIEGSARDGGRLASGLYVARIEGVDGVRTQKVVVMKRSGIR